From the Plasmodium vivax chromosome 5, whole genome shotgun sequence genome, one window contains:
- a CDS encoding hypothetical protein, conserved (encoded by transcript PVX_089710A), whose amino-acid sequence MPITIPFVVHGGGAVPRKNGGQSHPLCLKSPQSLHFRISPPAVMGAPKMMGRFPPTCARGGRRKVLLPKAGKSHFSGAPHRVNKLQHLEKQPGIFEKLIHIGKYHIGKYHIGKETLHEGEEKDALRTKLTNKQSVNHYAESIKADYNRLKKELANGKEKYIKGRYQEYLFDCIQNNDHSNLIIADVIYEKEKKILCVGEGNLSFSTLLQRKLRQSQVVATSQESPNVLLKSCGGIFSKNLKMLESCGGIYVPEVHVEKIGEHFPHNTFDVIIFNFPFVLPSDEFIQTKWNLQREKLHSDRNIFLKYYKKAEYFLLNRIFYWLFKNGSFLLKESGFLHLRVNDRYLTCDFANTFSLSLVEKVDFSSSYFVYKSLGYVPSMMNACGNSSKGPPGWTKNVMFTPRGKVFRSFKMGHTSTLVFQKGGGVEAKVAVDSGG is encoded by the coding sequence ATGCCAATCACGATACCATTTGTAGTacacgggggaggggcagtTCCCCGTAAAAATGGCGGCCAATCGCATCCGTTATGCTTAAAGTCCCCCCAATCACTTCATTTTCGCATCTCTCCCCCCGCGGTCATGGGAGCGCCCAAAATGATGggccgctttccccccacATGTGCCAGGGGGGGCAGGCGCAAAGTGCTCCTCCCCAAGGCAGGCAAATCCCACTTCAGCGGAGCGCCCCACAGAGTAAACAAACTACAACACCTGGAGAAGCAGCCGGGGATATtcgaaaaattaatacaCATCGGCAAGTACCACATAGGCAAGTACCACATCGGCAAGGAAACACTTcatgagggggaggaaaaagacGCGTTGCGCACCAAACTGACGAACAAGCAAAGCGTAAACCACTACGCAGAGAGCATAAAGGCAGATTACAACagattaaaaaaggagttggcaaatggaaaggaaaaatacatCAAAGGGAGGTACCAGGAGTATCTGTTCGATTGCATACAGAATAATGACCACTCCAATTTAATTATAGCAGACGTCATTtacgaaaaagagaaaaaaattttatgtgtAGGTGAAGGCAACCTATCCTTTAGTACCCTACTGCAGAGGAAGTTGCGCCAAAGTCAAGTAGTGGCCACCTCCCAGGAGAGCCCAAATGTGTTGCTCAAAAGCTGTGGCGGCATCTTTTcgaagaatttaaaaatgttagaATCATGTGGAGGTATCTACGTTCCAGAAGTTcacgtggaaaaaattggagaGCATTTTCCCCACAATACATTTGACGTGATTATCTTTAACTTCCCATTTGTCCTTCCATCAGATGAATTCATACAGACCAAGTGGAACCTCCAAAGGGAAAAGCTCCATAGCGATAGGAATATCTTCCTaaagtattataaaaaggCCGAGTACTTTTTACTTAATAGGATTTTTTATTGgctctttaaaaatggcTCCTTTCTACTTAAGGAGAGTGGCTTCCTACACCTCCGCGTTAATGACAGGTACTTAACGTGCGACTTTGCCAATACGTTTTCTTTATCCCTCGTGGAGAAGGTCGATTTCTCTTCTTCCTATTTCGTTTATAAGTCACTGGGGTATGTCCCTAGCATGATGAATGCCTGCGGGAATTCCTCGAAGGGCCCCCCCGGCTGGACGAAGAACGTTATGTTCACCCCCCGGGGGAAGGTCTTCAGGAGCTTCAAGATGGGCCACACCTCCACGTTGGTTTttcagaagggggggggggtggaagcgaAGGTAGCGGTGGATAGCGGTGGATAG
- a CDS encoding hypothetical protein, conserved (encoded by transcript PVX_089715A) — MQDNREEPNMSEPPRGDAPSRINNDRKKKKKEIEKCTNKITNFFKVVKNGQVPKTLQTQNPPISESNQQADERTSGIGTIININSLVRSSQVKENVHRTGDQHAVLTDVDAGGERTNKMEDPPKKENPFYSSSSLEHEVTNRMNRISVNPSAQMCGITNVKSILWRDVSRVPTVGATLRGKQGGGVQTGEEEKQCGEERLCGEEKLCGEERLCGEEKLCGEENLCGGPPHGEPQDGGNKNKRGLKRKKNDSDGESSSPDMSVTEEDCTDDFPGEDQSKGPRVGLSSRPPTEGNAMENAHLEPNRRDGKEGNVGSSSPKECTKVVKARKISLVNFFGNDIQITVNVNEDSASGGRFSSEDSDGSGSSLGCTGRSKPRGSGAGGGVKGGAKGGAKRGAISIADGDTPEGETSGGTPKRGAGGVTPKRGAGGVTPKRGAGGVTPKRGAGGDEADSLRKPNPSYKRNSISDGERYSKNSGAVYARRKKRERNNPDGGDGGEEGGQASDEWSQNEQANSPVTPGRKYYVKDTKRVLKSDNEFELERAKTKRVRIGRVSCVGVGARTGIDEDAQGGAAAGGGRNNFSNRAGRKTCLNVGFVSGFCGKGRKSCAGGAGGGDGGDGGDGGDGGGGHAVVSDDDDDDGPSGEPEFPPAAHPGDTWAKHEQKEQKRKRKDGALGNHFETNLYQLKNNVQEKLTSIKNSFRLNDNVSDILNEKRRIKILRVLNKYYFDREYNDYVGGQQGREGSPRGVTQRGVTKSGATQRGVTQRGVTKSGATQRGVTQRGVTKSGATQRGATAKCPFANCSLLRDHSSKPFTFFIAGKFTLFSNFALTKKLKDAGYGITSNLRRSNSLVIGHDLSEDFVKKMANFNGRIFGEEAILHHLNVEVKKRIDLFAPINKNNAKRYKFLINQTNVDNAPIESIARRVLQFCRAIRKNLSESLEASHAGYKTVLLSNLTKRLNDFFLFLHLSRGKFHSDINSLLYWYSRKHHELVLQLRSGEEASRLVHPPCKEEAASRLVHPPCKEEAASRLVHPPCKEEEASSLVHPPHSDEESSSLVHPPRSDEETSQSVPPPHSDEESSSIVHPPHSDEESSSLVHPLRNDEESSELVLFVRNLCDVFSACYISDDLLTCGPRGECVSDGGTRSQENLPDSQASSPHQMMYQGGSSQSEGDTPEGRKGGTSPEEKIRPPGGDHDGDGDGDGDAYGDGDAYDDYDESSLEYLSPEDYFSQTDESGEASNEERDPNNDSANSFERTIAHNMKKSEKLKNVSNLWRVFFRPNSLYEIAGHRNEVLKLYRILKRLFPEGGVEVPSTSGRSSPKGGGQGGGQAGLQAGRQADRQAGHQPDDPSETHHERSNILFLVYPPNCGVKRLVELICYACDLCPIYENKVQKYKNINYFFKYTHGLKPISIYNANKLDKNSLSELNARNDVSICMYEDRNYIMNNLCNVSFPLLDNISHVLIKFGFPSREALFYRCFSVCSCVIKNLSKKLFSIFFETCRLKDFSYSIESVYSKMHLVASYVNYVQRGGHAISSTGQDRGANAAGETAFSFPNDVLREYIANHLMNRFFMSNYDEVDRALRGVSGLSGGVSGGLTDELTDECTAPFESPSFGEPPHRRSCSAQMMKRLNEDYYFFRGFDVEDIRTLVHDWYDKMYIQNEKFIFDLTMKKNSNLLHERSDYLHMDDGARRERERLLIRVLELFLYASILVKSDDVSINLIAVDMAVYWRKYLFLSRPFRLAWRGESGEGGRESGGRADTRGNRGGAKTLAARQRGDWAAPLTSGGNNDFINETKLKDHLKGKMEKCNKVFGEKVKKYRGLMAHFGCPFNFSSAGVVYDLLQNSKVANLAPRRRS, encoded by the coding sequence ATGCAGGATAACAGGGAGGAACCCAACATGAGTGAGCCCCCCAGGGGAGATGCCCCCTCGAGGATAAACAACGataggaagaagaaaaaaaaagaaatagaaaaatgcacaaacaAAATTACCAACTTTTTCAAAGTCGTAAAAAATGGCCAAGTGCCAAAGACCCTCCAGACACAGAACCCCCCCATCAGTGAGAGCAACCAACAAGCCGACGAACGCACATCTGGCATAGGTACcatcataaatataaattctcTAGTGAGGAGCTCCCAAGTGAAGGAAAATGTGCACCGCACAGGTGACCAGCATGCGGTACTCACTGATGTAGATGCAGGAGGAGAGAGGACaaataaaatggaagatcccccaaaaaaggaaaacccaTTTTATTCCTCCTCAAGCTTAGAACACGAAGTGACAAACAGGATGAACCGCATCAGCGTGAACCCGTCTGCTCAGATGTGTGGCATCACCAATGTGAAGTCGATTCTGTGGAGGGACGTCAGTAGGGTGCCGACCGTTGGAGCGACGTTGAGGGGgaagcagggggggggcgtGCAAACTggtgaggaggagaagcagtgTGGTGAGGAGAGGCTGTGTGGTGAGGAGAAGCTGTGTGGTGAGGAGAGGCTGTGTGGTGAGGAGAAGCTGTGCGGTGAAGAGAATCTGTgtggaggacccccccaTGGGGAACCCCAAGacggggggaacaaaaacaagAGGGGactcaaaagaaaaaaaaatgactcagATGGAGAGAGTAGCTCACCGGATATGAGCGTAACGGAGGAGGACTGTACGGATGACTTTCCTGGGGAGGATCAGTCGAAGGGACCCCGCGTAGGCCTTTCTTCTAGACCACCCACAGAAGGGAATGCCATGGAGAATGCTCACTTAGAACCCAATAGGAGAGACGGCAAAGAGGGAAATGTGGGCTCCTCCTCCCCTAAAGAATGCACAAAGGTAGTGAAGGCGAGGAAAATCTCCCTCGTCAATTTTTTCGGCAATGATATTCAAATAACTGTGAATGTGAATGAGGATAGTGCGTCCGGGGGTAGGTTCAGCAGTGAGGATAGCGACGGGAGCGGGTCTAGCCTGGGCTGCACCGGGAGGTCCAAGCCGAGGGGAAGCGGTGCGGGAGGCGGTGTGAAAGGGGGGGCGAAAGGTGGAGCGAAAAGAGGTGCGATAAGTATAGCTGATGGAGATACACCCGAAGGAGAAACTAGTGGAGGTACACCTAAACGCGGCGCCGGTGGAGTCACACCTAAACGCGGCGCCGGTGGAGTCACACCCAAACGCGGCGCCGGTGGAGTCACACCCAAACGCGGCGCCGGCGGAGACGAAGCGGACAGCCTCAGAAAGCCAAACCCGTCGTACAAGAGAAACTCCATTTCGGACGGAGAAAGATACAGCAAAAATAGCGGTGCAGTCTAcgcgaggaggaaaaaaagggaaaggaataACCCAGATGGGGGTGacggaggggaagaaggggggcaAGCCAGTGATGAGTGGTCCCAAAACGAACAGGCCAACAGCCCCGTAACCCCAGGAAGGAAATACTACGTAAAGGACACCAAACGGGTGTTAAAATCGGATAATGAATTCGAATTGGAGAGAGCCAAAACGAAGAGGGTTCGGATTGGGAGAGTCAGTTGCGTGGGGGTGGGTGCGCGCACGGGGATTGACGAAGACGCCCAAGGGGGTGCAGCCGCGGGGGGAGGGCGCAACAACTTTTCCAACAGGGCTGGCAGGAAGACGTGCCTGAATGTGGGCTTTGTTAGCGGGTTCTGCggaaaggggaggaaaagctGCGCGGGTGGCGCGGGTGGCGGTGATGGGGGTGATGGGGGTGATGGGGGTGATGGGGGTGGCGGCCACGCGGTTGTCAGTGAtgacgatgacgatgatggCCCCTCTGGCGAACCCGAGttcccccccgcggcgcACCCAGGTGACACGTGGGCGAAGCACGAACAGAAGgaacaaaagaggaagaggaaagacGGCGCGCTTGGCAACCACTTCGAAACGAATCTATACCAACTGAAAAATAACGTACAGGAAAAATTAACCTCCATTAAAAATAGCTTCAGGCTAAATGATAATGTGAGCGATATCCTAAATGAGAAGAGGAGGATCAAAATTCTTCgcgttttaaataaatactaCTTTGATAGGGAGTACAACGACTACGTGGGGGGTCAGCAGGGGAGGGAAGGTTCACCGAGGGGCGTCACGCAGAGGGGTGTCACGAAGAGCGGTGCCACGCAGAGGGGCGTCACGCAGAGGGGTGTCACGAAGAGCGGTGCCACGCAGAGGGGCGTCACGCAGAGGGGTGTCACGAAGAGCGGTGCCACGCAGAGGGGCGCCACTGCGAAGTGCCCCTTCGCAAATTGCTCCCTCCTGAGGGACCACTCGAGCAAGCCCTTCACCTTCTTCATCGCGGGCAAGTTCACCCTCTTTAGCAACTTCGCCCTGAcgaagaagctgaaggatGCAGGGTACGGGATCACGAGCAACTTGCGGAGGAGCAACTCGTTAGTCATTGGACACGATTTGAGTGAagactttgtaaaaaaaatggcaaacttTAATGGGCGCATCTTTGGTGAAGAGGCTATTCTGCACCACCTAAATGTAGAGGTAAAAAAGCGCATTGATCTTTTTGCAccgataaataaaaataacgcaAAACGGTACAAGTTCCTAATTAACCAGACTAATGTAGATAATGCACCCATAGAATCGATTGCGAGAAGGGTTCTTCAGTTTTGCAGAGCCATACGGAAGAACCTGTCTGAGAGTTTAGAGGCCTCTCATGCTGGGTATAAGACTGTGCTGCTTTCCAATTTGACGAAACGGTtaaatgacttttttttgtttttgcacTTGTCTAGGGGGAAGTTTCACTCCGATATAAACTCCCTCCTGTATTGGTACAGTAGGAAGCACCACGAGTTGGTTCTGCAGTTGCGAAGTGGTGAGGAGGCGTCCCGCCTAGTGCACCCTCCCTGCAAAGAGGAGGCGGCGTCCCGTTTAGTGCACCCTCCCTGCAAAGAGGAGGCGGCGTCCCGTTTAGTGCACCCGCCCtgcaaagaggaggaagcgtcCAGTTTGGTGCACCCACCCCACAGTGATGAAGAATCGTCCAGCTTGGTGCACCCTCCCCGCAGTGATGAAGAAACTTCCCAGTCGGTTCCCCCGCCCCACAGTGATGAGGAATCGTCCAGCATAGTGCACCCACCCCACAGTGATGAAGAATCGTCCAGCTTGGTGCACCCGCTGCGCAACGACGAGGAGAGCTCCGAGTTAGTGCTCTTCGTGCGCAACCTCTGCGACGTTTTCTCCGCGTGCTACATCAGTGACGACTTGCTGACGTGCGGCCCCAGGGGAGAGTGCGTTTCGGACGGGGGAACCAGGTCCCAGGAGAACCTGCCGGACAGCCAAGCCAGCTCCCCCCACCAGATGATGTATCAGGGTGGAAGCAGCCAGTCAGAGGGAGACACCCCGGAAGGGAGGAAAGGGGGCACGTCCCCTGAGGAGAAAATAcgccccccagggggggaccACGATGGGGATGGGGATGGGGATGGCGATGCCTATGGGGATGGAGATGCCTATGACGATTACGATGAGTCCTCCCTGGAGTACCTGTCCCCGGAGGACTACTTCTCCCAGACGGACGAGTCAGGCGAAGCGTCCAACGAGGAAAGGGACCCCAACAATGACAGCGCGAATTCGTTCGAGAGGACCATCGCGCACAACATGAAGAAGAGTGAGAagctaaaaaatgtgagcaaCTTGTGGAGAGTCTTTTTTCGACCCAATAGTCTCTACGAAATTGCGGGGCATAGAAATGAAGTCCTAAAGTTGTACAGAATTTTGAAGAGGCTCTTTCCGGAAGGGGGTGTAGAGGTACCCTCCACGAGTGGAAGGTCATCCCCTAAGGGAGGTGGTCAGGGAGGAGGGCAAGCAGGTCTCCAGGCAGGTCGCCAGGCTGATCGCCAGGCTGGTCACCAACCAGATGACCCATCAGAAACGCACCACGAACGGAGCAACATCCTCTTCTTAGTGTACCCCCCCAACTGTGGAGTGAAAAGATTGGTAGAACTCATCTGCTACGCATGTGATTTATGCCccatttatgaaaataaagtgcagaagtataaaaatataaattacttttttaaatacacaCATGGGTTGAAACctatttctatatataacGCTAATAAGCTAGACAAGAATTCCCTAAGCGAATTGAATGCTCGCAACGATGTGAGCATCTGTATGTATGAAGATAGGAACTACATAATGAATAACTTATGCAATGTGTCCTTCCCCCTCTTGGATAACATAAGTCATGTGCTCATCAAGTTTGGCTTTCCTTCCAGAGAGGCCTTATTCTACAGATGCTTTTCTGTTTGTTCCTgcgttattaaaaatttaagtaaaaaactttttagcatattttttgagACATGCAGGCTGAAGGACTTTTCCTACTCGATTGAGAGTGTCTACAGCAAGATGCACCTCGTGGCTTCCTATGTGAATTATGtgcagcggggggggcatGCAATTTCGTCTACTGGGCAGGACAGAGGGGCGAACGCGGCGGGCGAAACCGCCTTTAGCTTCCCCAATGATGTGTTGCGGGAGTACATAGCCAACCACCTCATGAACCGCTTCTTCATGAGCAACTACGACGAGGTGGACCGCGCGCTGCGCGGGGTAAGCGGGTTAAGCGGCGGCGTAAGCGGCGGGTTAACCGACGAGTTAACCGATGAGTGCACCGCTCCCTTCGAGAGCCCCTCCTTTGGGGAGCCGCCCCACCGCCGCAGCTGCTCCGCACAGATGATGAAGAGGCTAAACGAAGACTACTACTTCTTTAGAGGATTCGACGTGGAGGACATCCGCACGCTCGTCCACGACTGGTACGACAAGATGTACAtacaaaacgaaaaatttattttcgaTTTgacgatgaaaaaaaatagcaaccTTCTGCACGAGAGGAGCGACTACTTGCATATGGATGACGGGGCCAGGCGGGAGAGAGAGCGCCTTCTCATTAGGGTCTTGGAGCTTTTCCTGTACGCCTCCATTTTGGTTAAGTCGGACGACGTCAGCATAAATTTGATTGCCGTCGATATGGCGGTGTACTGGCGGAAATACCTCTTCCTGAGTCGGCCCTTCCGCCTGGCGTGGCGCGGGGAAAGCGGGGAAGGCGGCAGAGAAAGCGGCGGTAGGGCAGACACGCGAGGCAACCGGGGGGGAGCCAAAACCCTGGCGGCACGGCAAAGGGGCGACTGGGCCGCCCCCCTCACCAGCGGAGGCAACAACGACTTCATCAACGAGACGAAGCTGAAGGACCACTTGAAGGGGAAGATGGAAAAGTGCAACAAAGTATTCGGcgagaaggtgaagaagtacCGCGGGCTGATGGCGCACTTCGGGTGCCCCTTCAACTTCTCCTCCGCCGGGGTGGTGTACGACCTTCTGCAGAACAGCAAGGTGGCCAACTTGGCCCCCCGCAGGCGCAGCTGA